A portion of the Oncorhynchus gorbuscha isolate QuinsamMale2020 ecotype Even-year linkage group LG19, OgorEven_v1.0, whole genome shotgun sequence genome contains these proteins:
- the LOC124004780 gene encoding zinc finger protein 394-like, which produces MLPNIKPLRMLLNRRLKAAVDELFGAVEITIAEYQQELCRSKEEKDRTIAEYQEKMSRSEEVNARLQRLLDVVLKPEVKLQRLEDLQQLTLSISEEVSPEQQDCSSGLGQEEPSQIKVEQEELWVISQGQEQLQAMDYDTDDTDDSADIEAFISTARVKGDCNQNPSQSSHLYQVLTQREENTDRDELPSTTMQIEQIKTENVSNSDSQPPSAVNSVWSETQIERVDWMESEGPPLKSKRTQTEVGPRFCTKVRESTELSHLKSPIPGNAVRHCRICAKPFITMTSLVIHAHRHRQLSRCGICGRTFESVESLKEHLHFHVASTGSLSCYICGICFTEDEEFLLEEHMSNHKLNRCLGCKERFRRDQLE; this is translated from the exons ATGTTGCCTAACATAAAACCATTGAGAATGTTGCTTAACAGGCGATTAAAAGCGGCTGTCGACGAGCTATTCGGCGCAGTTGAAATAACGATAGCAGAGTACCAGCAAGAATTATGCCGTTCAAAAGAGGAGAAAGACCGAACGATAGCAGAGTACCAGGAAAAAATGTCCCGTTCGGAAGAAGTGAACGCCCGGCTACAGAGGCTGCTGGATGTCGTTCTTAAACCAGAAGTAAAGTTACAGAGACTAGAAG ACCTCCAGcagctcactctctccatctctgaagaGGTTTCTCCTGAGCAGCAGGATTGTAGTTCTGGTCTGGGGCAGGAGGAACCTTCTCAGATTAAAGTGGAACAGGAGGAGCTATGGGTCATCAGTCAGGGACAAGAGCAGCTTCAAGCGATGGATTATGATACTGATGATACTGATGATTCTGCTGATATAGAAGCCTTCATATCTACTGCCAGAGTAAAAGGTGACTGTAATCAGAACCCAAGTCAGTCCTCACATCTTTACCAAGTTTTAACCCAACGTGAAGAAAACACAGACAGGGATGAGCTACCCAGCACCACAATGCAAATTGAACAGATTAAAACAGAAAATGTCAGTAACAGTGACTCTCAGCCCCCATCTGCAGTCAATTCAGTTTGGTCTGAAACTCAGATTGAGAGAGTTGATTGGATGGAGAGTGAAGGACCTCCACTCAAGTCAAAGAGAACACAGACAGAAGTTGGACCAAGATTCTGTACTAAAGTCAGAGAATCCACAGAGTTGTCCCATTTGAAATCCCCTATCCCCGGTAATGCTGTTCGTCATTGTAGAATATGTGCAAAACCTTTTATCACCATGACGTCTCTAGTGATTCATGCCCATAGACATAGACAGCTATCTCGGTGTGGTATCTGCGGAAGAACCTTTGAGTCTGTAGAAAGTTTGAAAGAACATCTACATTTTCATGTTGCAAGTACAGGATCACTTTCTTGTTACATCTGTGGTATATGCTTCACAGAGGATGAGGAGTTTTTGCTGGAAGAGCATATGAGCAATCACAAACTGAATCGCTGTCTTGGGTGTAAAGAACGTTTTCGTCGTGATCAACTTGAGTAA
- the LOC124005983 gene encoding RWD domain-containing protein 1-like isoform X2 has product MTDYAEEQRNELEAIESIYPDSFTVLSEMPTSFTITVTSDAGENDETIEVTLQFTYVEKYPDEVPLWEIYSQENLEDSDAEGILTLLQQQAEENLGMVMIFTLVTAVQDKLNELVDEIKNRREEEKRRKEEAAEEAEKVLFQGTVVTIENFLSWKAKFELEMAELRRKRQKEEEQQQAGKIKLTGKKLFETDHNLDTSDIQFLEDSGNSVEVDESLFQDLEELDLDEDDPDFDPLALGSDED; this is encoded by the exons ATGACAGATTACGCCGAGGAGCAGCGAAACGAGCTGGAAGCTATAGAGTCAATTTACCCGGACTCGTTTACAG TGCTATCAGAGATGCCCACCAGCTTCACCATCACTGTGACATCAGACGCAGGGGAAAACGATGAAA CGATTGAAGTGACGCTACAGTTCACCTATGTGGAGAAATATCCCGATGAGGTGCCGCTGTGGGAGATATACTCCCAGGAGAACCTGGAGGATTCAGACGCAGAGGGCATCCTCACCTTACTGCAGCAGCAG GCTGAGGAAAACCTAGGAATGGTGATGATATTCACCCTAGTTACAGCAGTTCAGGACAAACTGAATGAATTAGTCGACGAGATAAAaaacagaagagaggaagagaagaggcgAAAAGAGGAGGCAGCGGAAGAGGCTGAGAAGGTGCTCTTCCAAGGAACAGTGGTCACCATCGAGAACTTCCTGTCATGGAAAGCCAAGTTTGAGCTGGAGATGGCTGAGTTGAGGAGGAAACGGCAGAaagaggaggagcagcagcaggCTGGGAAGATTAAACTTACAG gaAAAAAGCTATTTGAGACCGATCACAATCTTGACACATCAGATATACAGTTCCTGGAAGATT CTGGAAACAGTGTTGAAGTGGACGAGTCCCTCTTCCAGGACCTTGAGGAACTCGACCTGGATGAAGACGACCCTGACTTTGACCCTCTGGCACTGGGCAGTGATGAGGACTGA
- the LOC124005983 gene encoding RWD domain-containing protein 1-like isoform X1: protein MTDYAEEQRNELEAIESIYPDSFTGSPVVLSEMPTSFTITVTSDAGENDETIEVTLQFTYVEKYPDEVPLWEIYSQENLEDSDAEGILTLLQQQAEENLGMVMIFTLVTAVQDKLNELVDEIKNRREEEKRRKEEAAEEAEKVLFQGTVVTIENFLSWKAKFELEMAELRRKRQKEEEQQQAGKIKLTGKKLFETDHNLDTSDIQFLEDSGNSVEVDESLFQDLEELDLDEDDPDFDPLALGSDED, encoded by the exons ATGACAGATTACGCCGAGGAGCAGCGAAACGAGCTGGAAGCTATAGAGTCAATTTACCCGGACTCGTTTACAG GCTCTCCAGTAG TGCTATCAGAGATGCCCACCAGCTTCACCATCACTGTGACATCAGACGCAGGGGAAAACGATGAAA CGATTGAAGTGACGCTACAGTTCACCTATGTGGAGAAATATCCCGATGAGGTGCCGCTGTGGGAGATATACTCCCAGGAGAACCTGGAGGATTCAGACGCAGAGGGCATCCTCACCTTACTGCAGCAGCAG GCTGAGGAAAACCTAGGAATGGTGATGATATTCACCCTAGTTACAGCAGTTCAGGACAAACTGAATGAATTAGTCGACGAGATAAAaaacagaagagaggaagagaagaggcgAAAAGAGGAGGCAGCGGAAGAGGCTGAGAAGGTGCTCTTCCAAGGAACAGTGGTCACCATCGAGAACTTCCTGTCATGGAAAGCCAAGTTTGAGCTGGAGATGGCTGAGTTGAGGAGGAAACGGCAGAaagaggaggagcagcagcaggCTGGGAAGATTAAACTTACAG gaAAAAAGCTATTTGAGACCGATCACAATCTTGACACATCAGATATACAGTTCCTGGAAGATT CTGGAAACAGTGTTGAAGTGGACGAGTCCCTCTTCCAGGACCTTGAGGAACTCGACCTGGATGAAGACGACCCTGACTTTGACCCTCTGGCACTGGGCAGTGATGAGGACTGA
- the LOC124006374 gene encoding amine sulfotransferase-like isoform X1: MTTSIRTKTDHLDSTEPQVLDYMLVPHRNFNLINGVHSPDEVDQIQNWEIRDSDIFVVTYPKSGTIWMQQILTLIEAKGDVTPNTEHLNAQRVPWIELIGSEKEFNATPSPRLRVTHLQYKFMPLAVRQKRGKVIYVARNPKDVLVSYYHFHKYAAMLETPKDFNDFFEKFMEGKVFGNCWFEHIKTWYANRDNMNFLYITYEEMIKDLCSMVERMCRFLGKDLTEEQMASVVEHSTFRTMKQNPQANYKTVPDSLLDHNKGTFMRKGTIGDWKNHFTVAQSERFDSAFQEKMWDLPLSFVWDINDINSAT, translated from the exons ATGACAACTTCCATCCGTACAAAGACAG ATCATTTGGATTCCACTGAACCCCAGGTTCTGGACTATATGCTGGTTCCTCACAGGAACTTCAACCTGATCAATGGGGTCCACTCTCCCGACGAGGTCGACCAGATCCAGAACTGGGAGATCCGAGACTCCGACATATTCGTTGTCACTTATCCCAAGTCAG GGACGATCTGGATGCAGCAGATTCTGACTCTGATAGAAGCCAAAGGTGACGTCACTCCAAACACAGAGCATCTCAACGCGCAGCGCGTCCCATGGATCGAGCTGATTGGCAGTGAGAAGGAGTTTAACGCCACCCCTTCCCCCAGGCTACGGGTCACCCACCTGCAGTACAAGTTCATGCCGCTCGCCGTCAGACAAAAGAGGGGAAAG GTGATCTATGTGGCCAGAAACCCTAAGGATGTTCTCGTGTCCTATTACCACTTCCACAAATATGCAGCCATGCTGGAGACACCGAAGGACTTCAATGATTTCTTTGAGAAATTCATGGAAGGGAAAG tTTTTGGGAACTGTTGGTTTGAGCACATCAAGACGTGGTACGCTAATAGAGACAACATGAACTTCCTGTACATCACATATGAAGAGATGATCAAG GACCTGTGCTCCATGGTGGAGAGGATGTGCAGGTTTCTAGGGAAGGATTTGACAGAGGAGCAGATGGCCAGTGTGGTGGAACACAGCACCTTTAGAACCATGAAACAGAACCCACAGGCTAACTACAAGACAGTGCCCGACTCCCTGCTTGACCACAACAAGGGCACGTTTATGAGGAAAG GGACCATTGGGGACTGGAAGAACCATTTCACTGTTGCACAGAGCGAGAGATTTGACAGTGCCTTCCAGGAGAAGATGTGGGACCTGCCCCTCTCATTTGTGTGGGACATAAATGACATCAATAGTGCCACGTGA
- the LOC124006374 gene encoding amine sulfotransferase-like isoform X2, whose translation MTGDHLDSTEPQVLDYMLVPHRNFNLINGVHSPDEVDQIQNWEIRDSDIFVVTYPKSGTIWMQQILTLIEAKGDVTPNTEHLNAQRVPWIELIGSEKEFNATPSPRLRVTHLQYKFMPLAVRQKRGKVIYVARNPKDVLVSYYHFHKYAAMLETPKDFNDFFEKFMEGKVFGNCWFEHIKTWYANRDNMNFLYITYEEMIKDLCSMVERMCRFLGKDLTEEQMASVVEHSTFRTMKQNPQANYKTVPDSLLDHNKGTFMRKGTIGDWKNHFTVAQSERFDSAFQEKMWDLPLSFVWDINDINSAT comes from the exons ATGACTGGAG ATCATTTGGATTCCACTGAACCCCAGGTTCTGGACTATATGCTGGTTCCTCACAGGAACTTCAACCTGATCAATGGGGTCCACTCTCCCGACGAGGTCGACCAGATCCAGAACTGGGAGATCCGAGACTCCGACATATTCGTTGTCACTTATCCCAAGTCAG GGACGATCTGGATGCAGCAGATTCTGACTCTGATAGAAGCCAAAGGTGACGTCACTCCAAACACAGAGCATCTCAACGCGCAGCGCGTCCCATGGATCGAGCTGATTGGCAGTGAGAAGGAGTTTAACGCCACCCCTTCCCCCAGGCTACGGGTCACCCACCTGCAGTACAAGTTCATGCCGCTCGCCGTCAGACAAAAGAGGGGAAAG GTGATCTATGTGGCCAGAAACCCTAAGGATGTTCTCGTGTCCTATTACCACTTCCACAAATATGCAGCCATGCTGGAGACACCGAAGGACTTCAATGATTTCTTTGAGAAATTCATGGAAGGGAAAG tTTTTGGGAACTGTTGGTTTGAGCACATCAAGACGTGGTACGCTAATAGAGACAACATGAACTTCCTGTACATCACATATGAAGAGATGATCAAG GACCTGTGCTCCATGGTGGAGAGGATGTGCAGGTTTCTAGGGAAGGATTTGACAGAGGAGCAGATGGCCAGTGTGGTGGAACACAGCACCTTTAGAACCATGAAACAGAACCCACAGGCTAACTACAAGACAGTGCCCGACTCCCTGCTTGACCACAACAAGGGCACGTTTATGAGGAAAG GGACCATTGGGGACTGGAAGAACCATTTCACTGTTGCACAGAGCGAGAGATTTGACAGTGCCTTCCAGGAGAAGATGTGGGACCTGCCCCTCTCATTTGTGTGGGACATAAATGACATCAATAGTGCCACGTGA